The Parabacteroides sp. AD58 genome includes a window with the following:
- a CDS encoding PepSY-like domain-containing protein, whose translation MNIKLLTMIAATMCGTCFVSCDDDYMDVSNLPTDIQNEFMTMYPNAKVEEWEQKLGYSVVDFRLNGFDAEAWFGANGWVMTETDIPYQSLPEAVKKVFESSQYASWRVEDVDKVERISTETVYVIEVESGERDIDLYYTSSGILIKDQTDPDTTDNNPYLPEQTPTDIESMVKEMYPNAVIIETDRDNGNIEVDIIDQNIGKEVVFNSANEWIYTSWDIHPNLLPDVIKATLTASYADYRVDDADFYETPTGNYYMVEVEKGNREQYVRIAENGEILQ comes from the coding sequence ATGAATATCAAGTTATTGACAATGATTGCCGCAACCATGTGCGGAACCTGTTTTGTGAGTTGCGATGATGACTATATGGATGTATCAAATCTTCCAACGGACATTCAAAATGAATTCATGACAATGTATCCGAATGCCAAGGTGGAAGAATGGGAACAAAAGTTGGGTTATTCCGTAGTAGATTTCCGCTTGAATGGATTTGATGCCGAAGCGTGGTTTGGAGCAAATGGCTGGGTAATGACAGAGACCGACATTCCTTACCAGTCACTGCCCGAAGCCGTTAAAAAGGTATTTGAATCGAGCCAATATGCCAGCTGGAGAGTTGAGGACGTTGACAAAGTTGAACGTATTAGTACAGAAACAGTTTATGTGATTGAAGTGGAAAGCGGAGAAAGAGATATTGATCTGTATTACACATCAAGCGGTATTCTGATTAAGGACCAGACTGATCCTGATACTACTGATAATAATCCTTATCTGCCGGAACAGACTCCGACCGATATCGAATCGATGGTAAAAGAAATGTATCCGAATGCGGTTATCATTGAAACAGACCGTGACAATGGAAATATCGAAGTGGATATCATTGATCAGAATATCGGGAAGGAAGTTGTATTCAATTCAGCCAATGAGTGGATTTATACTTCCTGGGATATTCATCCGAACCTGTTGCCGGATGTTATCAAAGCGACACTTACTGCCAGCTATGCGGATTATCGCGTAGATGATGCTGATTTCTATGAAACTCCAACAGGCAACTACTATATGGTTGAAGTAGAAAAAGGGAATAGAGAACAGTATGTCCGGATTGCTGAAAATGGAGAAATACTGCAATAA
- a CDS encoding PepSY-like domain-containing protein, producing MKRICMTLVLATTLLLPAYADDDKPIQFSQLPQTAQQFMNKNYGDKKVALAKMESDFFGKNYDVIFVNGDKVEFDRSGNWEKIKCKYSEVPASLIPNQIQTYVRSNYPDSKIIELEKEKNTYEAKLSNGWELKFNKNFELIDLDK from the coding sequence ATGAAAAGGATATGTATGACTCTCGTGTTAGCTACTACCCTGTTATTACCGGCTTATGCGGATGATGACAAACCAATACAGTTTTCTCAATTACCACAGACTGCACAACAATTCATGAACAAGAATTATGGTGACAAGAAAGTGGCACTTGCCAAAATGGAATCCGATTTCTTCGGAAAGAATTATGATGTCATCTTCGTAAATGGAGATAAAGTTGAATTCGACCGTTCAGGAAATTGGGAAAAGATTAAATGTAAATATAGTGAGGTACCGGCTTCATTGATACCCAATCAGATCCAGACTTATGTTCGGAGTAATTATCCGGATAGTAAGATTATTGAACTGGAAAAAGAAAAAAATACGTATGAAGCCAAACTATCCAATGGTTGGGAACTGAAATTTAATAAGAACTTTGAATTAATTGATTTAGATAAATAA